From the Gasterosteus aculeatus chromosome 13, fGasAcu3.hap1.1, whole genome shotgun sequence genome, one window contains:
- the aak1a gene encoding AP2-associated protein kinase 1 isoform X8, translating into MKKFFDSRRELVGSGPGSGVGGGGGAGSGGGGSFIGRVFTIGRYQVTVEEIVAEGGFAIVFLVRTHQGVRCALKRMYVNDEHDLQVCQLEIQIMRDLVGNKNIVGFLDSSITAVGAGDVWEVLILMDFCRGGQVVNLMNQRLQTGFTEAEALQIFCDTCEAVARLHQGPAPIVHRDLKVENILLHDRGHYVLCDFGSATNCFQNPQTEGVAVVEEEIKKYTTLSYRAPEMVNLYAGMIITTKADIWAMGCLLYKLCYFTLPFGESQVAICDGSFTIPDNSRYSHDMHCLIRYMLEPDPEKRPDIYQISHFAFKLARRECPVPNEHNSPIPAKLPEPVRASEAVAKKSQTKARITDPVPTLETSIAPRQRPKAGQAQPQPISGILPIQSALTPRKRPNAGTPQAIGVGINVPAAVQAVQQAPVAQAAASSAQTANMQPQATLQHQQLLMKQQQQQQQAAAFLSPQSNQQKAGHVTHRVGSLTPPSSPKIAPKSGHRRILSDVTHSAVFGVPVSKSTQLLQAAAAEASLNKSKSASTTPSGSPCSSQQSVYHAGGADAPAAPAAPDTQPSWNPFGDDNFSKLTAEELLNKDFAKLAEAAAAAEKATGSIENLIPGLIAFPAERSADILTAGPALLTAPDPLNSLSLSDTTEKLIKGLTSPEPSLLLPDLLTLANPFGTAAESSINDSLTGEDSLLGCDLLSHTCPPANQSVSALPSSSCSSAHPGCSSGSCLEELLPGQVASDSAFLMSCGEKGNGDEFDPIPVLISKNSNQDVQRQSNGYSVLGEGQETEPPAADSQANEGCVHSSDEDEDNEEEEEEEPGHREEQEDEGAMESHAASHDFSGSRPLLLDSEDEDEQGPDLALHSSPHCSAGPTTQPSATFHQPTPSTFAHNHFQQAHESAKGACVAGDVFSKAPFQSVQDEAADVFANAPFPRGPLAAPQAFDVFSQAPFGKRKENLGGQHPHAAGVHAVTPDQGALGEVAQQPFRPQALAKYSRHFEGPVPQQPPAAHRVAANVSRRGAAASAPAEHLHSWTSEASAVDPFVSAPFHLKAPQEKP; encoded by the exons AGGGACCTAGTGGGGAACAAAAACATAGTTGGTTTCCTGGACTCCAGTATAACTGCAGTTGGAGCTGGCGATGTGTGGGAAGTCCTAATCTTAATGGACTTCTGTCGAG GCGGGCAGGTGGTCAACCTAATGAACCAGCGGTTGCAAACAGGCTTCACTGAAGCCGAGGCGTTACAGATCTTTTGTGACACGTGTGAAGCAGTCGCTCGCCTCCACCAGGGCCCGGCTCCAATAGTCCATCGCGATCTCAAG GTGGAAAACATTCTTCTACACGACCGGGGACACTACGTGCTCTGTGATTTTGGAAGTGCCACCAACTGCTTTCAAAATCCTCAGACAGAGGGCGTCGCAGTTGTGGAGGAAGAAATCAAAAA GTACACTACTCTGTCATACCGCGCTCCAGAAATGGTCAACCTCTACGCCGGAATGATTATCACAACAAAGGCAGATATTTGG GCCATGGGTTGTCTACTCTACAAACTGTGCTACTTCACACTTCCTTTTGGGGAGAGCCAAGTGGCTATTTGTGATGGAAGTTTCACAATCCCAGACAATTCCCGCTACTCCCACGACATGCACTGTCTGATCA GGTACATGCTGGAACCTGACCCAGAAAAGAGACCAGACATCTACCAAATATCCCACTTTGCCTTTAAACTGGCTCGACGAGAGTGTCCAGTCCCAAATGAACAC AATTCACCTATTCCTGCAAAACTCCCCGAGCCTGTCCGAGCCAGTGAAGCAGTGGCCAAAAAGAGTCAAACCAAAGCCAG GATCACAGACCCCGTTCCAACCTTGGAAACCTCGATTGCACCTCGGCAACGACCGAAGGCTGGCCAGGCTCAGCCCCAGCCGATATCGGGCATTCTTCCCATCCAGTCCGCTCTCACCCCACGCAAGAGACCCAATGCGGGTACACCACAGGCAATAG GTGTTGGCATCAATGTCCCAGCTGCTGTCCAAGCGGTCCAACAGGCTCCTGTTGCACAGGCTGCAGCGTCATCAGCTCAGACCGCCAACATGCAGCCGCAGGCCAcactgcagcatcagcagctcctcatgaagcagcagcagcagcagcagcaagccgCAGCCTTCTTAAGCCCACAGAGCAACCAGCAG AAGgctggtcatgtgactcacagagTCGGGTCATTGACGCCTCCCTCGTCGCCAAAGATAGCGCCCAAAAGCGGTCACAGGCGCATACTGAGCGACGTCACGCACAGCGCCGTGTTCGGGGTTCCAGTCAGCAAGTCCACCCAGCTGCTCCAGGCTGCCGCAGCTGAGGCTAGCCTCAACAAGTCCAA ATCAGCCAGCACCACTCCATCCGGCTCCCCTTGCTCGTCCCAGCAGAGTGTGTATCATGCGGGTGGCGCTGACGCCCCGGCAGCTCCTGCTGCGCCCGACACTCAGCCGAGCTGGAACCCCTTTGGGGATGATAACTTCTCCAAACTAACAGCAGAGGAGCTCCTTAACAAAGACTTTGCCAAGCTGGCTGAGG ctgctgcagcagcagagaaggCTACGGGCTCCATTGAAAATCTCATTCCAGGGCTCATTGCTTTTCCAG CTGAAAGATCTGCAGACATCCTCACTGCAGGTCCAGCGTTGTTGACTGCCCCGGACCCTCTTAATAGCCTCTCCCTCTCAGACACCACAG AGAAGCTGATTAAGGGACTGACGTCCCCTGAACCTTCTCTGCTGCTCCCTGACCTCTTAACCCTGGCCAACCCCTTCGGTACTGCCGCAGAGAGCTCCATCAACG ACTCCCTCACAGGGGAGGACTCGTTGCTGGGTTGCGACCTTCTGTCTCATACTTGTCCTCCTGCAAACCAGTCTGTTTCTGCtctgccttcctcctcctgctcctctgctcaCCCCGGCTGCAGCTCTGGATCTtgtctggaggagctgctgcctggTCAGGTGGCTTCTG ACTCTGCTTTCCTCATGTCGTGTGGGGAGAAGGGCAACGGAGACGAGTTTGACCCTATTCCTGTGCTCATCTCCAAAAACTCAAACCAAG ATGTTCAGAGGCAGAGTAATGGCTACTCTGTGCTCGGAGAGGGACAGGAGACCGAACCTCCGGCGGCAGACTCTCAAGCAAACGAGGGATGTGTGCACTccagtgatgaagatgaagacaatgaggaggaggaggaggaagaaccgGGCCATAGGGAAGAGCAGGAGGATGAGGGCGCCATGGAGAGTCACGCAGCCTCACATGACTTCAGCGGCTCCCGACCGCTGCTGCTGGACtctgaggatgaagatgagcaAGGACCGGACTTGGCCCTCCACTCGTCACCGCACTGCAGCGCCGGACCAACGACGCAACCATCCGCTACCTTCCACCAACCGACTCCGAGCACCTTTGCGCACAATCACTTCCAACAGGCACACGAGTCGGCCAAAGGGGCGTGCGTTGCCGGCGACGTCTTCTCGAAGGCCCCCTTTCAGAGTGTGCAAGACGAAGCGGCCGACGTGTTCGCCAACGCTCCGTTCCCACGTGGCCCGCTCGCCGCTCCGCAGGCCTTTGATGttttttctcaggctcccttcggaaaaagaaaggagaatcTCGGAGGTCAGCATCCTCACGCCGCCGGAGTGCACGCCGTGACCCCCGATCAAGGCGCGTTGGGAGAAGTTGCCCAACAACCTTTCCGCCCACAAGCTCTGGCCAAATATTCCCGACACTTTGAGGGACCTGTGCCCCAGCAGCCCCCGGCCGCTCATCGAGTGGCGGCTAACGTGAGCAGGCGCGGCGCTGCGGCGTCGGCCCCCGCAGAACATCTTCACTCATGGACCTCAGAGGCGAGCGCCGTGGACCCCTTCGTCTCTGCACCGTTCCACCTCAAGGCCCCGCAAGAAAAGCCCTGA
- the aak1a gene encoding AP2-associated protein kinase 1 isoform X11, with amino-acid sequence MKKFFDSRRELVGSGPGSGVGGGGGAGSGGGGSFIGRVFTIGRYQVTVEEIVAEGGFAIVFLVRTHQGVRCALKRMYVNDEHDLQVCQLEIQIMRDLVGNKNIVGFLDSSITAVGAGDVWEVLILMDFCRGGQVVNLMNQRLQTGFTEAEALQIFCDTCEAVARLHQGPAPIVHRDLKVENILLHDRGHYVLCDFGSATNCFQNPQTEGVAVVEEEIKKYTTLSYRAPEMVNLYAGMIITTKADIWAMGCLLYKLCYFTLPFGESQVAICDGSFTIPDNSRYSHDMHCLIRYMLEPDPEKRPDIYQISHFAFKLARRECPVPNEHNSPIPAKLPEPVRASEAVAKKSQTKARITDPVPTLETSIAPRQRPKAGQAQPQPISGILPIQSALTPRKRPNAGTPQAIGVGINVPAAVQAVQQAPVAQAAASSAQTANMQPQATLQHQQLLMKQQQQQQQAAAFLSPQSNQQKAGHVTHRVGSLTPPSSPKIAPKSGHRRILSDVTHSAVFGVPVSKSTQLLQAAAAEASLNKSKSASTTPSGSPCSSQQSVYHAGGADAPAAPAAPDTQPSWNPFGDDNFSKLTAEELLNKDFAKLAEAAAAAEKATGSIENLIPGLIAFPAERSADILTAGPALLTAPDPLNSLSLSDTTEKLIKGLTSPEPSLLLPDLLTLANPFGTAAESSINDSLTGEDSLLGCDLLSHTCPPANQSVSALPSSSCSSAHPGCSSGSCLEELLPGQVASDVQRQSNGYSVLGEGQETEPPAADSQANEGCVHSSDEDEDNEEEEEEEPGHREEQEDEGAMESHAASHDFSGSRPLLLDSEDEDEQGPDLALHSSPHCSAGPTTQPSATFHQPTPSTFAHNHFQQAHESAKGACVAGDVFSKAPFQSVQDEAADVFANAPFPRGPLAAPQAFDVFSQAPFGKRKENLGGQHPHAAGVHAVTPDQGALGEVAQQPFRPQALAKYSRHFEGPVPQQPPAAHRVAANVSRRGAAASAPAEHLHSWTSEASAVDPFVSAPFHLKAPQEKP; translated from the exons AGGGACCTAGTGGGGAACAAAAACATAGTTGGTTTCCTGGACTCCAGTATAACTGCAGTTGGAGCTGGCGATGTGTGGGAAGTCCTAATCTTAATGGACTTCTGTCGAG GCGGGCAGGTGGTCAACCTAATGAACCAGCGGTTGCAAACAGGCTTCACTGAAGCCGAGGCGTTACAGATCTTTTGTGACACGTGTGAAGCAGTCGCTCGCCTCCACCAGGGCCCGGCTCCAATAGTCCATCGCGATCTCAAG GTGGAAAACATTCTTCTACACGACCGGGGACACTACGTGCTCTGTGATTTTGGAAGTGCCACCAACTGCTTTCAAAATCCTCAGACAGAGGGCGTCGCAGTTGTGGAGGAAGAAATCAAAAA GTACACTACTCTGTCATACCGCGCTCCAGAAATGGTCAACCTCTACGCCGGAATGATTATCACAACAAAGGCAGATATTTGG GCCATGGGTTGTCTACTCTACAAACTGTGCTACTTCACACTTCCTTTTGGGGAGAGCCAAGTGGCTATTTGTGATGGAAGTTTCACAATCCCAGACAATTCCCGCTACTCCCACGACATGCACTGTCTGATCA GGTACATGCTGGAACCTGACCCAGAAAAGAGACCAGACATCTACCAAATATCCCACTTTGCCTTTAAACTGGCTCGACGAGAGTGTCCAGTCCCAAATGAACAC AATTCACCTATTCCTGCAAAACTCCCCGAGCCTGTCCGAGCCAGTGAAGCAGTGGCCAAAAAGAGTCAAACCAAAGCCAG GATCACAGACCCCGTTCCAACCTTGGAAACCTCGATTGCACCTCGGCAACGACCGAAGGCTGGCCAGGCTCAGCCCCAGCCGATATCGGGCATTCTTCCCATCCAGTCCGCTCTCACCCCACGCAAGAGACCCAATGCGGGTACACCACAGGCAATAG GTGTTGGCATCAATGTCCCAGCTGCTGTCCAAGCGGTCCAACAGGCTCCTGTTGCACAGGCTGCAGCGTCATCAGCTCAGACCGCCAACATGCAGCCGCAGGCCAcactgcagcatcagcagctcctcatgaagcagcagcagcagcagcagcaagccgCAGCCTTCTTAAGCCCACAGAGCAACCAGCAG AAGgctggtcatgtgactcacagagTCGGGTCATTGACGCCTCCCTCGTCGCCAAAGATAGCGCCCAAAAGCGGTCACAGGCGCATACTGAGCGACGTCACGCACAGCGCCGTGTTCGGGGTTCCAGTCAGCAAGTCCACCCAGCTGCTCCAGGCTGCCGCAGCTGAGGCTAGCCTCAACAAGTCCAA ATCAGCCAGCACCACTCCATCCGGCTCCCCTTGCTCGTCCCAGCAGAGTGTGTATCATGCGGGTGGCGCTGACGCCCCGGCAGCTCCTGCTGCGCCCGACACTCAGCCGAGCTGGAACCCCTTTGGGGATGATAACTTCTCCAAACTAACAGCAGAGGAGCTCCTTAACAAAGACTTTGCCAAGCTGGCTGAGG ctgctgcagcagcagagaaggCTACGGGCTCCATTGAAAATCTCATTCCAGGGCTCATTGCTTTTCCAG CTGAAAGATCTGCAGACATCCTCACTGCAGGTCCAGCGTTGTTGACTGCCCCGGACCCTCTTAATAGCCTCTCCCTCTCAGACACCACAG AGAAGCTGATTAAGGGACTGACGTCCCCTGAACCTTCTCTGCTGCTCCCTGACCTCTTAACCCTGGCCAACCCCTTCGGTACTGCCGCAGAGAGCTCCATCAACG ACTCCCTCACAGGGGAGGACTCGTTGCTGGGTTGCGACCTTCTGTCTCATACTTGTCCTCCTGCAAACCAGTCTGTTTCTGCtctgccttcctcctcctgctcctctgctcaCCCCGGCTGCAGCTCTGGATCTtgtctggaggagctgctgcctggTCAGGTGGCTTCTG ATGTTCAGAGGCAGAGTAATGGCTACTCTGTGCTCGGAGAGGGACAGGAGACCGAACCTCCGGCGGCAGACTCTCAAGCAAACGAGGGATGTGTGCACTccagtgatgaagatgaagacaatgaggaggaggaggaggaagaaccgGGCCATAGGGAAGAGCAGGAGGATGAGGGCGCCATGGAGAGTCACGCAGCCTCACATGACTTCAGCGGCTCCCGACCGCTGCTGCTGGACtctgaggatgaagatgagcaAGGACCGGACTTGGCCCTCCACTCGTCACCGCACTGCAGCGCCGGACCAACGACGCAACCATCCGCTACCTTCCACCAACCGACTCCGAGCACCTTTGCGCACAATCACTTCCAACAGGCACACGAGTCGGCCAAAGGGGCGTGCGTTGCCGGCGACGTCTTCTCGAAGGCCCCCTTTCAGAGTGTGCAAGACGAAGCGGCCGACGTGTTCGCCAACGCTCCGTTCCCACGTGGCCCGCTCGCCGCTCCGCAGGCCTTTGATGttttttctcaggctcccttcggaaaaagaaaggagaatcTCGGAGGTCAGCATCCTCACGCCGCCGGAGTGCACGCCGTGACCCCCGATCAAGGCGCGTTGGGAGAAGTTGCCCAACAACCTTTCCGCCCACAAGCTCTGGCCAAATATTCCCGACACTTTGAGGGACCTGTGCCCCAGCAGCCCCCGGCCGCTCATCGAGTGGCGGCTAACGTGAGCAGGCGCGGCGCTGCGGCGTCGGCCCCCGCAGAACATCTTCACTCATGGACCTCAGAGGCGAGCGCCGTGGACCCCTTCGTCTCTGCACCGTTCCACCTCAAGGCCCCGCAAGAAAAGCCCTGA